In Juglans microcarpa x Juglans regia isolate MS1-56 chromosome 8D, Jm3101_v1.0, whole genome shotgun sequence, the following are encoded in one genomic region:
- the LOC121243220 gene encoding protein RGF1 INDUCIBLE TRANSCRIPTION FACTOR 1-like, which translates to MGIPKPAWLEALYTQKFFVGCSHHETAKKNEKNICCLDCCTSICPHCLPSHRFHRLLQVRRYVYHDVVRLEDLQKLIDCSNVQAYTINSAKVVFIKKRPQNRQFKGSGNYCTSCDRSLQEPFIHCSLGCKVDYVLKHHKDISPYLRSCNNLQLSPDLLMPQDMTGEDQEMTNESSTPHSTIVDCEELMMSSSSGSSGSENNVAYCMTSTQIVRKKRSGLYLCARSAINRVSDHHEDMATSISRRKGIPHRSPLC; encoded by the exons Atg GGAATTCCGAAGCCTGCATGGTTGGAAGCCCTCTACACGCAAAAATTTTTTGTTGGATGCTCCCACCATGAAACAGcaaagaagaatgaaaaaaatatttgctgtTTGGATTGTTGTACAAGTATTTGCCCCCATTGTTTACCATCACATCGATTCCATCGGCTTCTTCAGGTTCGTCGCTACGTTTATCATGATGTTGTTCGGCTCGAAGATCTTCAGAAGCTCATAGACTGCTCTAATGTTCAG GCTTATACGATCAATAGTGCCAAAGTGGTGTTTATCAAGAAGAGACCTCAAAACAGGCAATTCAAGGGATCCGGAAACTATTGCACTTCTTGCGACAGAAGCCTCCAAGAACCCTTCATCCATTGCTCTCTAGGGTGTAAG GTGGATTATGTGCTTAAACACCATAAGGACATCTCTCCATACCTAAGATCATGCAATAATCTACAACTAAGTCCAGACTTGTTGATGCCGCAAGACATGACAGGAGAGGATCAAGAGATGACTAATGAGAGTAGTACACCTCATTCTACAATCGTAGACTGTGAAGAGCTGATGATGAGCTCCTCTTCTGGCTCATCAGGGTCAGAGAACAATGTGGCATATTGCATGACTAGTACCCAAATTGTCAGGAAGAAAAGAAGTGGGCTATATCTGTGTGCAAGATCTGCCATTAATAGGGTTTCTGATCATCACGAGGACATGGCTACCAGCATCAGTAGAAGAAAGGGCATCCCTCATAGATCTCCTTTGTGTTAG